The following proteins are co-located in the Spinactinospora alkalitolerans genome:
- a CDS encoding IS4 family transposase, with the protein MPDHCATTREVRSAPSVFAPGHLGELTQIVPFEMVDAVLAERGRHHQRLRLLPARVVVYLLLAGGLFAPLGWTAIWRKLTSGLNLTPRPTASALFYARKRLGPAPLKALFTLLADPTHTAHRFKGLLVCAIDGTLLDVPASAANRSVHRSQGATRWAGAGYPQLRLLALVATGSRALLAATFGPVRHGETAYAPALCQAMGPGRLVLADRGFDAATVLEEFTATGAEILVRMSAGSNPRRLRRLKDGTWLVMRGKRRLRLIEAQITIATGQGQSTGRYRLATTLVDVDRYPATDLVALYHQRWEIETAYGELKSSLLGRRVLRAKDPEGLEQEVWALLATYQVVRYAIADAVTATGHSPLQASFTVAVEAARDCLVRAENTIAGERVDLRGVIGQQVLANLLPQRRLRTAPRVVKRAISKYHARSNGVDRTTYKATVDITVLTEP; encoded by the coding sequence TTGCCCGACCATTGTGCCACGACCCGCGAAGTCCGCTCCGCCCCCAGCGTCTTCGCCCCCGGCCACCTGGGAGAACTCACCCAGATCGTGCCCTTCGAGATGGTCGACGCCGTGCTCGCCGAGCGCGGCAGACACCACCAGCGACTCCGTCTCCTGCCCGCCCGCGTCGTGGTGTACCTGCTCCTGGCAGGTGGACTGTTCGCCCCCTTGGGCTGGACCGCGATCTGGCGCAAACTCACCAGCGGCCTGAACCTGACCCCCCGCCCCACCGCCTCGGCGCTGTTCTACGCCCGCAAACGCCTGGGCCCCGCACCCCTCAAAGCCCTGTTCACCCTCCTGGCCGACCCCACCCACACCGCCCACCGGTTCAAAGGGCTGCTGGTGTGCGCCATCGACGGCACCCTGCTGGACGTGCCCGCCTCAGCAGCCAACCGGAGTGTGCACCGCTCCCAGGGAGCGACCCGCTGGGCCGGGGCGGGCTACCCCCAGCTACGGCTGCTGGCCCTGGTAGCGACCGGCTCGCGCGCACTCCTGGCAGCCACGTTCGGCCCCGTCCGCCACGGCGAGACGGCCTACGCGCCCGCCCTGTGCCAGGCGATGGGCCCAGGCCGGCTGGTCCTGGCCGACCGCGGCTTTGACGCCGCCACCGTGCTGGAAGAGTTCACCGCGACCGGAGCCGAGATACTCGTGCGCATGAGCGCCGGCAGCAACCCCCGACGGCTACGCCGACTCAAGGACGGGACCTGGCTGGTCATGCGCGGCAAGCGGCGGCTACGGCTGATCGAGGCACAGATCACCATCGCCACCGGCCAGGGCCAAAGCACCGGCCGCTACCGGTTGGCCACCACCCTGGTCGACGTCGACCGCTACCCGGCTACCGACCTGGTGGCCCTGTACCACCAGCGGTGGGAGATCGAGACCGCCTACGGTGAGCTGAAGTCCTCCCTGCTCGGCCGCCGGGTGCTGCGGGCCAAGGACCCCGAAGGGCTGGAGCAGGAGGTGTGGGCGCTGCTGGCGACCTACCAGGTGGTGCGGTACGCGATCGCTGACGCGGTGACCGCCACCGGCCACAGCCCGCTCCAAGCGAGTTTCACCGTGGCGGTCGAGGCCGCCCGGGACTGCTTGGTCCGGGCCGAGAACACCATCGCCGGCGAGCGGGTCGACCTGCGGGGGGTGATCGGGCAGCAGGTGTTGGCGAACCTGCTGCCCCAGCGGCGTCTGCGGACGGCGCCGCGGGTGGTCAAACGCGCGATCTCGAAGTACCACGCCCGCTCCAACGGGGTAGACCGCACTACCTACAAAGCCACCGTGGACATCACGGTGTTGACAGAGCCCTGA